One genomic region from Desulfallas thermosapovorans DSM 6562 encodes:
- the prfA gene encoding peptide chain release factor 1: MLDKLESLEKKYEELSELIADPKVMEDQGRWQQYVKSHAELSEVVTVYRQYKKVVTELEDVRQMLKDKLDAEMREMAELEEEELDSKKEELEGKLKVLLLPKDPNDDKNVIMEIRAGTGGEEAALFGADLFRMYTRFAELKGWRTEIMDAHYTDIGGVKEIIFLIEGKGAFSQLKFESGVHRVQRVPTTESGGRIHTSAATVAVLPEAEEVDVDINPNDLRIDVFCSTGPGGQSVNTTQSAVRITHLPTGIVVSCQDEKSQHKNKDKAMRVLRARLLDQAQQEQRQQMASARKSQVGSGDRSERIRTYNFSQNRVTDHRIGLTLHRLQEVLMGNLQEVVDALITTDQAERLQQVD, encoded by the coding sequence GTGTTGGATAAGCTGGAAAGCCTGGAAAAAAAATATGAAGAATTGAGCGAGCTGATTGCCGACCCCAAAGTAATGGAGGACCAGGGTCGCTGGCAGCAGTATGTCAAGTCCCATGCGGAATTAAGTGAAGTGGTAACCGTCTACCGCCAGTATAAGAAGGTAGTAACAGAGCTGGAAGACGTCCGGCAAATGCTCAAGGACAAACTGGACGCCGAAATGAGGGAAATGGCGGAACTGGAAGAAGAAGAGCTGGACAGTAAAAAAGAAGAGTTGGAAGGCAAGCTTAAAGTGCTGCTGCTACCCAAAGACCCCAATGATGATAAAAACGTGATCATGGAAATCAGGGCCGGTACCGGCGGTGAAGAGGCGGCCCTCTTCGGGGCCGATTTATTTCGCATGTATACCCGTTTTGCCGAGCTGAAAGGCTGGCGCACCGAGATTATGGATGCCCATTACACCGACATCGGCGGTGTCAAGGAAATAATTTTTCTCATTGAGGGTAAAGGGGCCTTTAGCCAGCTTAAATTCGAAAGTGGTGTGCACCGGGTACAGCGGGTGCCCACCACCGAGTCAGGCGGTCGTATTCATACCTCCGCCGCCACTGTGGCGGTGCTGCCCGAGGCCGAAGAGGTGGACGTGGACATCAACCCAAACGACCTGCGCATTGATGTTTTTTGTTCCACCGGGCCGGGCGGGCAGTCGGTGAACACCACCCAGTCGGCGGTGCGGATAACCCACCTCCCCACCGGTATAGTGGTTTCCTGCCAGGATGAAAAGTCCCAGCATAAAAATAAGGATAAAGCCATGCGGGTGCTGCGGGCCAGGCTATTGGACCAGGCCCAGCAGGAACAGCGGCAGCAAATGGCCTCGGCCCGTAAATCCCAGGTGGGTTCCGGCGACCGTAGCGAGCGTATCCGCACCTATAATTTCTCCCAAAACCGGGTCACCGACCACCGCATCGGGCTGACCTTGCACCGGCTGCAGGAAGTGCTCATGGGTAATTTGCAGGAAGTGGTGGATGCCCTTATAACCACCGACCAGGCCGAGCGCCTGCAGCAGGTGGATTAA